A region of the bacterium genome:
GCAAGGAGTTCGAGGGATACGAGCGCAAGCTTGGCAACCCGGGCTACGTGAACAAGGCGCCGGCCGACGTGGTCGAGGAGACCCGCGCGCGCGCCGTCCGATGCCAGGAGAAGATCGACGGGCTCACGGAATCCTTGGAGCGGCTCGGCAACGCCTGATCTCCGCCCCCCGGGTGACGCCCCCCACGGCAGTGTGCCGCTCAATTGCTATGCACCCTGCCGATGGACGAGAACACTCTGAATGCCGGCGTGAGCTTTGTGGAACGAATGCTCGCCGGACTGGTCGCAGGCGTCATACGGCGGCCCGGCCCCGTAATCGCCGTCATCGCATTGATGACGGTGTTGCTTGGTGCCTACGCCGCGACCCATCTCGGCGTCAACACGGACAACAAGACCGCGCTCCTGGCCGAAGATCTGCCCTTCCAGCAGCGCGCCCGGGCCTTCGAGGAGCACTTCCCCGTCCTGGACGATTCGCTCCTGCTGGTGATCGACGGTGAATCCCCCGAGGCGGGGCGAGAGGCCTCCCAGCGGCTGGCCACTGCCCTGGAGGCGCGCCCCGACCTGGTTCGATCCGTATTCCCCGCGGATGCAGACCCCTTCTTCGAAGAGCATGCACTTCTCTACCGGAGCGTCGAAGAACTCGAGACGTTTTCGGATCAGCTGGTGCGCTTTCAGCCCGTACTCGGCGAACTCGCCCAGAGCCCGGATCTGGCCACTCTTTCACGCGTGATCGACCAGGCATGGGCACAGGGCGCCGGGAGCCAGGAAGAGCTCACACCCCTGCTGGACGGCTTCGGCGATGCCGCGGTTGCCGTCTACGAGGAGACGCCGTTGCGCATCTCGTGGCAGGACCTCCTGCTGCGAGAATCGAGTTTCCGGACCCAGGCGCATAGCATCCTGATCGTCGACCCCGTGTTGGATTTCAATGCGCTTCTGCCAGCGGGGCGAGCCCTCTCGGAAATCCGCGACACCGCAGCCAGCCTGGGGATCGCTTCGGGTGCCGAAGTCGATGCCAGCCACGAGCTGCGCCTGCGGATCACCGGCTATCCCGCGTTGAACGATGAAGAAATGCGCGGACTCGTGCTGGACGTGGGCGTCGCAGGCGTGTTCTCCTTCCTCGTCGTGCTCGGCGTGCTGGGTTGGGCGTTTCGTTCCGGTGTGATGGTGCTAGCGAGCGCGATCACCTTGATCGTGGGCCTCGTCTGGTGCGCCGCCTTCGCCGCCTTTGCCGTCGGACGGCTGAACATGGCGTCGATCTCCTTCGCCGTGCTCTTCATCGGGCTCGGTATCGACTTCGCCATCCACCTGGGCCTGCATGTCCTCCAGCGGCGCCGGGCGGGAGAGGACCACACCACCTCCTTCATTCGGGCCACCGCCGACGTGGGCCCGGCCCTCCTGCTCTGTGCCGTGACCACTGCGGTCGGTTTCTTCTCCTTCGTGCCCACCGACTACAAGGGTGTGGCTGAGCTGGGCCTGATTTCAGGCATGGGCATGTTCGTGATCTTCGGCCTCACGCTGACCCTCTTCCCAGCGCTGCTCACACGGGGGCTTCCTCTGCGGAACGTGAGGCCAGCTCCTCGGCACAGCTCTCGCCGGGCTACCCCCGCACCCATGCTCGTGCTGGGGCTCGCTGCCGGCGCAGCACTCCTGGCCGTGCCTGCAGCTCGTGCCGTGCGTTTCGATTCCAACGTGGTGAAAATTCGCAACCCGAAGAGCGAGTCCGTGACGACCTGGAACGATCTGCTCGCAAGCGGGTCCGGCTCCCCGTGGTACATCGATGTCCTGGGACGCGATCTCGATGACGCAGAACGACTCAACGAGAGGCTCGAAAAGCTCGAACTCGTTTCCGAGACCCGACAGGTGATGGATTTCGTTCCCGCCGACCAGGAGGACAAACTCTTCATCCTGGAAGATCTGTCGCTCTTCCTCGATGTCCCGACGCGCAGCGAGCCGGACCCTGCATGGGTCGACCCTGCCCAGCAGATCGAAGCCTTGCGCTCCCTCCACACGACCCTGGCCGAGAGTGAGCTGTGGCGTGCAGGTCGCGTATCGGGAAGCGTTGCTGCCTTCCGAGAGCGCCTCGGGAACTTCCTGGAGCGGGTCGAGAAGGAGCCGGACCCGGCACCGTTCCTCGAGGCGCTGGAGAAAAGTCTGCTGGAGCGCTTTCCCAAGCAGCTCGAACGCTTGCAGGTCGCGCTCGATCCATCACCGGTCACGCTCGACGGTCTTCCCGAGCGACTCCGCGAGCGCATGCTCGCCAAGGACGGAACCGCCCGGCTTCAAGTTTTTCCGGCCCGGAACCTCGACGACAACGAGGAGCTCGTCGCGTTCGTCGCTGCCGTTCGAGAGATCGTGCCGGAGGCGACGGGTCTGCCAGTCAACCTCGTAGAATTTGCGCGGGCCACATCCACTTCCCTGCGCAGCGCCCTGGCGATCGCGACCGGAGCGATCGCTGCCCTGCTGCTCCTTCTGTGGCGCAGGCCGGGGGATGCCATCCTTGCGCTGACCCCCATGCTTCTTGCTGGGCT
Encoded here:
- a CDS encoding MMPL family transporter; its protein translation is MDENTLNAGVSFVERMLAGLVAGVIRRPGPVIAVIALMTVLLGAYAATHLGVNTDNKTALLAEDLPFQQRARAFEEHFPVLDDSLLLVIDGESPEAGREASQRLATALEARPDLVRSVFPADADPFFEEHALLYRSVEELETFSDQLVRFQPVLGELAQSPDLATLSRVIDQAWAQGAGSQEELTPLLDGFGDAAVAVYEETPLRISWQDLLLRESSFRTQAHSILIVDPVLDFNALLPAGRALSEIRDTAASLGIASGAEVDASHELRLRITGYPALNDEEMRGLVLDVGVAGVFSFLVVLGVLGWAFRSGVMVLASAITLIVGLVWCAAFAAFAVGRLNMASISFAVLFIGLGIDFAIHLGLHVLQRRRAGEDHTTSFIRATADVGPALLLCAVTTAVGFFSFVPTDYKGVAELGLISGMGMFVIFGLTLTLFPALLTRGLPLRNVRPAPRHSSRRATPAPMLVLGLAAGAALLAVPAARAVRFDSNVVKIRNPKSESVTTWNDLLASGSGSPWYIDVLGRDLDDAERLNERLEKLELVSETRQVMDFVPADQEDKLFILEDLSLFLDVPTRSEPDPAWVDPAQQIEALRSLHTTLAESELWRAGRVSGSVAAFRERLGNFLERVEKEPDPAPFLEALEKSLLERFPKQLERLQVALDPSPVTLDGLPERLRERMLAKDGTARLQVFPARNLDDNEELVAFVAAVREIVPEATGLPVNLVEFARATSTSLRSALAIATGAIAALLLLLWRRPGDAILALTPMLLAGLWTVGIMGATGLPFNFVNVVVLPLLLGMGIDSGIHLVRRARTSPKIVDHLATTTTGRAVFLSSFTTLASFGSLASSAHRGVSSLGVVLVIGMTCSLAASLVVLPAWLSRGAHSEPAQTAAGERPTPANT